One genomic window of Numida meleagris isolate 19003 breed g44 Domestic line chromosome 1, NumMel1.0, whole genome shotgun sequence includes the following:
- the FBXL3 gene encoding F-box/LRR-repeat protein 3 — protein MKRGRKTNEANNSSSEETAEKESKRHKSVDDKATVVQSPDWGNLLQDIILQVFQYLPLLDRAHASQVCRSWNQVFHMPDLWRCFEFELNQPATSYLRATHPELIKQIIKRHSNHLQYVSFKVDSSKESAEAACDILSQLVNCSLKTLGLISTARPSFMDLPKSHFISALTVVFVNSKSLSSLKIDDTPVDDPSLKVLVANNSDTLKLLKMSSCPHVSPAGILCVADQCHGLRELALNYHLLSDELLLALSSEKHVRLEHLRIDVVSENPGQTQFHTIQKSSWDAFIKHSPKVNLVMYFFLYEEEFDPFFRYEIPVTHLYFGRSVSKDVLGRVGMTCPRLVELVVCANGLRPLDEELIRIAERCKYLSAVGLGECEVSCSAFVEFVKMCGGRLSQLSIMEEVLIPDQKYSLEQIHWEVSKHLGRVWFPDMMPTW, from the exons ATGAAACGAGGAAGGAAGACTAATGAGGCCAACAACAGTTCATCTGAagagacagcagagaaagaatCCAAGAGGCACAAGAGTGTAGATGACAAAGCCACAGTTGTGCAGAGTCCTGACTGGGGTAACTTGCTCCAAGACATTATCCTGCAGGTATTTCAGTACTTGCCCCTTTTGGATCGTGCTCACGCATCCCAGGTCTGCCGAAGCTGGAACCAGGTGTTTCATATGCCtgatctctggaggtgttttgAGTTTGAACTGAATCAGCCGGCTACATCTTACTTGAGGGCTACACATCCTGAACTAATCAAGCAAATAATAAAGAGGCATTCCAATCACCTGCAGTATGTAAGCTTCAAG GTGGACAGCAGCAAGGAATCTGCGGAAGCAGCTTGTGATATTTTATCACAGCTTGTGAATTGCTCTCTTAAAACACTTGGACTAATTTCAACGGCCCGGCCAAGCTTCATGGATTTACCAAAG tctcaCTTTATTTCTGCACTGACAGTGGTGTTCGTAAACTCCAAGTCACTCTCTTCACTTAAGATTGATGACACACCAGTAGATGATCCCTCTCTCAAAGTGCTAGTGGCTAACAACAGTGACACGCTCAAACTCTTGAAAATGAGCAGTTGTCCTCATGTGTCTCCAGCTG gaaTCCTTTGCGTGGCCGATCAGTGTCATGGTTTACGTGAGTTGGCGCTCAACTACCATCTGCTGAGCGATGAGCTGCTGCTCGCcttgtcttctgaaaaacacGTCAGGTTGGAACACTTGCGCATCGATGTTGTCAGTGAAAATCCCGGACAGACTCAGTTCCATACGATTCAGAAGAGCAGCTGGGACGCTTTCATCAAGCATTCTCCTAAAGTGAACTTAGTCATGTACTTTTTCTTGTACGAAGAAGAGTTTGACCCATTCTTCCGTTACGAAATACCTGTCACTCACCTTTACTTTGGAAGATCGGTAAGCAAAGATGTACTTGGCCGCGTTGGGATGACGTGTCCTCGGTTGGTTGAATTGGTCGTGTGCGCCAATGGATTGCGGCCGCTGGATGAGGAGCTGATCCGTATCGCGGAGCGGTGCAAGTATTTGTCAGCTGTTGGCCTAGGAGAGTGCGAAGTCTCTTGCAGTGCCTTTGTTGAGTTTGTGAAGATGTGTGGCGGTCGTCTGTCTCAGCTTTCGATTATGGAGGAAGTTCTGATTCCTGACCAGAAGTACAGCTTAGAGCAGATTCACTGGGAAGTCTCAAAGCATCTCGGTAGAGTCTGGTTCCCGGACATGATGCCCACGTGGTAA